A region from the Silene latifolia isolate original U9 population chromosome 7, ASM4854445v1, whole genome shotgun sequence genome encodes:
- the LOC141593018 gene encoding cysteine-rich receptor-like protein kinase 10, which translates to MAQISLLIYSPILLSMIINLKPSLAATYFAHECSNTTMFASNSKYQTNLNSLFQDLSSNATNRYGYHNATAGVGTNDVVYGHFLCRGDQSKSSCQACVITATMTDLPVTYCPNRKVATIWYDECMVRYSNESFFGILDPDYEYFLVTETQNVTGNVTQFTDIMDDMMMNIASRAASGGSDIKYGTGAVEYSSLGTVYGLVQCTPDLSNYDCKECLVYAIGTFPISKGARYVRYSCNARFETYLFFNGKATLTGTIPSTPAPPPTSNATGTGTGTGILSPSSTPSRNSSKSKTSAKAVIAIAVSLALLSAVLVVITVCFVLRRRKMKKNNDEAHQTVEEDLTTRESLLYDMATLQTATNDFSKENKLGEGGYGSVYKGTLSNGEEVAVKRLSRSSRKGAQEFKNEILLVAKLHHKNLARLLGFALNEQEKLLVYEYVPNKSLEHFVFDPAKQAQLDWRLRYNIILGIAKGMLYLHQDSGLKIIHRDLKASNILLDADMNPKIADFGLARMFDYDKSQSQTSRLVGTYGYMSPEYVMHGIYSTKSDVYSYGVLVLEIISGKINSAFPEASYGDNLVTYAWKLWHEGNSLAFVDASIRDSCSSDEVMKCVHLSLLCVQEAVEARPTMATVVLSLESNNNVSLQVPRQPGFFNKTEKDPNFGNVIVVTHSSNDVSLSEIEPR; encoded by the exons ATGGCTCAAATTAGTTTGCTAATCTACTCTCCAATATTATTATCCATGATTATCAATTTAAAACCTTCATTGGCAGCGACTTATTTCGCCCATGAATGTTCAAACACAACCATGTTCGCCAGCAACAGCAAATACCAAACCAATCTAAACTCACTCTTTCAAGACCTGTCCTCGAACGCCACAAACCGCTACGGCTACCACAACGCAACAGCCGGTGTCGGAACAAACGATGTTGTATACGGTCATTTTCTCTGCCGTGGTGACCAGAGCAAAAGCTCGTGTCAAGCCTGTGTCATCACGGCAACCATGACCGACTTACCCGTTACGTATTGTCCTAACAGAAAAGTGGCGACCATATGGTATGATGAGTGTATGGTGCGGTATTCGAACGAGTCGTTTTTCGGTATATTGGACCCTGATTATGAATATTTTCTAGTAACAGAAACGCAAAATGTTACGGGAAATGTGACACAATTTACGGATATAATGGATGATATGATGATGAATATTGCGAGTCGGGCTGCCAGTGGCGGGTCGGATATTAAGTATGGGACGGGTGCGGTGGAGTATTCGAGTTTGGGGACGGTTTACGGGTTGGTACAATGTACCCCTGACCTTAGTAATTATGATTGTAAGGAATGTTTGGTATATGCAATTGGGACATTCCCTATTTCTAAGGGCGCCAGATATGTTAGGTATAGTTGTAATGCTCGATTTGAAACGTATCTATTTTTTAATGGTAAAGCTACTTTGACGGGGACGATCCCGTCAACACCAGCGCCACCGCCAACGAGCAATGCCACGGGGACGGGGACTGGGACGGGGATCCTTAGTCCAAGTTCAACTCCTAGTCGGAACTCTA GCAAAAGCAAAACATCAGCTAAGGCGGTGATCGCAATTGCTGTTTCATTGGCTCTTCTTTCAGCCGTATTAGTAGTGATAACAGTCTGTTTTGTCCTTAGACGACGTAAGATGAAGAAGAACAATGACGAAGCTCATCAAACTG TTGAAGAGGATCTCACAACTCGTGAATCTTTGCTATACGATATGGCAACCCTCCAGACCGCAACAAATGATTTTTCGAAAGAGAATAAATTGGGTGAAGGTGGATATGGTAGCGTCTATAAG GGTACATTATCAAATGGGGAAGAAGTTGCGGTGAAAAGATTGTCTAGAAGCTCTCGCAAAGGCGCGCAAGAATTTAAGAACGAGATCTTGTTAGTAGCCAAGCTTCACCACAAGAATTTGGCTAGGTTGTTAGGATTTGCCTTaaatgaacaagaaaaattgTTGGTGTATGAGTATGTGCCTAACAAAAGCCTTGAACACTTTGTTTTCG ATCCAGCAAAACAAGCACAACTAGATTGGAGATTGCGTTACAACATTATTCTAGGAATTGCGAAAGGAATGCTTTATCTTCATCAAGACTCTGGCCTTAAAATCATTCATAGGGATTTAAAGGCTAGTAACATATTGTTGGATGCAGATATGAATCCCAAAATTGCTGATTTCGGTTTGGCAAGGATGTTTGATTATGATAAGTCCCAAAGCCAGACGAGCAGGCTTGTTGGTACATA TGGCTACATGTCTCCGGAATATGTTATGCATGGGATATACTCGACGAAATCAGATGTGTACAGCTACGGAGTATTGGTCTTAGAGATCATCAGTGGCAAAATAAATTCTGCATTTCCTGAAGCAAGCTATGGTGATAATCTTGTAACTTAT GCTTGGAAATTATGGCACGAGGGTAATTCCTTGGCATTTGTCGATGCGAGCATAAGAGATTCGTGCTCTAGCGATGAAGTGATGAAATGTGTGCACCTGAGCTTATTGTGTGTCCAAGAGGCAGTCGAGGCGAGACCGACAATGGCCACAGTAGTCCTGTCATTGGAGAGTAACAATAATGTTTCTCTTCAAGTTCCGAGACAACCTGGTTTCTTCAACAAGACCGAAAAAGATCCAAACTTTGGCAATGTCATTGTCGTAACTCATTCGTCAAATGATGTTTCTTTGAGCGAAATTGAACCTAGATAG
- the LOC141593025 gene encoding antimicrobial ginkbilobin-2-like protein, which translates to MSQFSLLLIFFPMFIMIINLKSSLAATYFSSECSNTTMFANNTKYQTNLNTLFHYLTSNATNRYGYHAATAGVGTNNVVYGHFLCRGDQSKSSCQDCVNTATTDLPDTYCPNRKVGIIWYDECMVRYSNESFFGIFDHELGYILSNTQNVTGNVLRFTNITDDMLINIMDHASGGGSEIKYATGGVVFTSLVMVYGLAQCTPDLSSSDCKTCLEDAIAQFPICKGSRLLRPSCNARFETYQFFNGNVDVMGTVAPSLPPLPPPRSNATRMGAGAGTGTMIISPTSGNSKTSTNKMIAIVIVGLALLQLDYLQ; encoded by the exons ATGTCTCAATTTAGTTTATTGCTAATCTTCTTTCCAATGTTCATTATGATAATCAATTTAAAATCTTCATTGGCAGCAACTTATTTTTCCTCCGAATGTTCAAACACAACCATGTTCGCCAACAACACCAAATACCAAACCAATCTAAACACACTCTTTCACTACCTCACCTCCAACGCCACCAACCGCTACGGCTACCACGCCGCAACAGCCGGTGTCGGAACGAACAATGTCGTATACGGTCACTTCCTCTGCCGTGGTGACCAGAGCAAAAGCTCATGTCAAGACTGTGTCAACACGGCAACCACGGACTTACCGGATACGTATTGTCCTAACAGAAAAGTGGGTATTATTTGGTACGACGAGTGTATGGTACGTTACTCGAACGAGTCGTTTTTCGGTATATTCGATCATGAGCTTGGGTATATCCTATCGAACACACAAAATGTTACGGGAAATGTATTGCGATTTACAAATATAACAGATGATATGTTGATCAATATTATGGACCATGCTTCGGGTGGTGGGTCGGAGATTAAGTATGCGACGGGTGGTGTGGTGTTTACGAGTTTGGTAATGGTTTATGGGTTGGCACAGTGTACTCCTGACCTTAGTAGTTCTGATTGTAAGACATGTTTGGAAGATGCCATTGCACAATTCCCAATTTGTAAAGGGTCTAGATTACTTCGGCCTAGTTGCAATGCTAGATTTGAAACGTATCAGTTTTTTAATGGAAATGTTGATGTGATGGGGACGGTCGCGCCATCATTACCACCACTGCCACCGCCAAGGAGCAATGCAACAAGGATGGGCGCAGGGGCGGGGACGGGGACGATGATAATCAGTCCTACTAGTG GTAATAgcaaaacatcaactaataagatGATCGCGATTGTTATTGTTGGTTTAGCTCTTCTGCAGCTGGATTACTTGCAATAA
- the LOC141590734 gene encoding cysteine-rich receptor-like protein kinase 25 encodes MATQLGNFCSNATVFANGSTYQTNLNSLFRSLVSNVTNNPSGFYSTIVGNPTVEAVYGQYLCRGDQNTTSCHQCVATATKVDLPKTYCPYMKIAVIWYDECMVRYSNASFFNTMDQSPTVYLWNTKNITGNSTRFMEILGNMMNNVIAVRAPEGGPLKKFAVDKANYSIFETIYGLGQCTPDLSPSDCYQCLISCFHKFDEHDQSEGFWVLTPSCFAQYQVYPFFNLSFLQQPPPPPSTVSDTNPVSVPSGSKERNQSFDKFEELPLFKFEKLSAATNNFQESNKLGQGGFGPVYKGTLEDGQEVAIKRLSRTSTQGVEEFMNEVLVISKLQHRNLVRLLGCCVERFERMLIYNYMPNKSLDAFLFDPHKKAILDWKKRYSIIEGICRGLLYLHRDSHLKIIHRDLKAANILLDENLNPKISDFGMARIFGGTQIEADTTRVVGTYGYMPPEYAIEGRFSEKSDVFSFGVLLLEIITGKKTRWFDESSLSLLGYVWKQWNEDNDISVIDPIIAYQGFEAEISKCIHVGLLCVQEYAQDRPDISDVIVKLGATSTRTFQKPKQPGFTRFMRDTSTSTQSHLKSCTNDLSITNISGR; translated from the exons ATGGCAACTCAATTAGGCAACTTCTGCTCAAATGCAACAGTGTTTGCCAATGGCAGTACATATCAAACCAATTTAAACTCGCTTTTCCGCAGTCTCGTCTCCAACGTCACTAACAACCCGTCGGGTTTCTACAGTACCATTGTCGGAAACCCGACAGTCGAAGCCGTCTATGGTCAATACCTCTGCCGTGGGGATCAGAACACCACTTCCTGCCATCAATGTGTTGCGACCGCTACCAAAGTTGATCTTCCTAAGACATATTGCCCTTACATGAAGATTGCAGTGATATGGTACGACGAATGTATGGTTCGGTATTCAAATGCGTCTTTTTTCAATACAATGGATCAATCTCCTACAGTGTATTTATGGAATACTAAAAACATAACCGGAAACTCAACCCGGTTTATGGAAATATTAGGGAATATGATGAATAATGTGATCGCAGTTCGAGCTCCAGAAGGGGGGCCCCTCAAGAAATTCGCAGTCGACAAAGCGAACTATTCCATTTTCGAGACTATATATGGGTTGGGACAGTGCACACCGGACTTGAGTCCTAGTGATTGTTATCAATGTTTGATTTCATGCTTCCATAAGTTTGATGAACATGATCAATCTGAAGGCTTTTGGGTTTTGACCCCGAGTTGCTTTGCACAATACCAGGTTTACCCCTTCTTTAATCTGTCGTTTCTGCAACAACCGCCACCGCCTCCATCAACTGTTAGTGATACCAACCCTGTTTCAGTGCCAAGCGGCTCAAAAG AGAGGAATCAAAGCTTTGATAAATTTGAAGAGCTACCATTGTTCAAGTTTGAAAAACTTTCTGCTGCAACAAACAACTTCCAAGAAAGTAATAAGCTTGGACAAGGAGGATTCGGTCCCGTGTACAAG GGTACACTGGAAGATGGACAAGAAGTAGCTATAAAAAGATTATCAAGAACCTCTACCCAAGGGGTAGAAGAGTTCATGAACGAGGTGTTGGTTATTTCGAAGCTTCAGCACCGAAATCTCGTCAGACTGTTGGGCTGCTGTGTGGAACGCTTTGAAAGAATGCTCATTTATAACTACATGCCAAACAAAAGTTTGGATGCATTTCTTTTTG ATCCTCACAAGAAAGCAATCCTTGATTGGAAGAAGCGTTACAGTATAATAGAAGGGATATGTCGAGGTCTTCTCTACCTTCATCGAGATTCCCATCTCAAGATCATTCACAGAGATCTCAAGGCTGCCAACATTTTGCTTGATGAGAATCTTAACCCAAAAATTTCAGATTTTGGTATGGCACGTATTTTCGGAGGTACCCAGATTGAGGCTGATACCACAAGAGTTGTAGGAACATA TGGTTACATGCCTCCTGAGTATGCAATCGAAGGGCGTTTCTCTGAAAAATCAGATGTATTTAGCTTTGGAGTCTTGTTGTTGGAGATAATAACGGGTAAAAAAACCAGATGGTTTGATGAGTCGTCATTGAGCCTTCTAGGATAT GTATGGAAACAATGGAATGAGGACAATGACATTTCCGTGATTGATCCGATAATAGCCTACCAAGGATTCGAAGCAGAGATCTCAAAATGCATACATGTGGGGCTTCTTTGTGTTCAAGAATATGCTCAAGATAGACCAGACATATCTGATGTTATTGTAAAGCTTGGTGCTACAAGTACAAGAACCTTTCAAAAGCCCAAGCAACCGGGTTTCACTCGATTTATGCGTGATACAAGTACCAGTACTCAAAGCCACCTGAAAAGTTGCACGAATGACCTTTCCATCACAAATATCAGCGGTCGATAG